From the Leifsonia sp. AG29 genome, one window contains:
- a CDS encoding winged helix-turn-helix transcriptional regulator, giving the protein MAARSPRGFGQFSGVARAVERVGERWALLIVRDLLPGARRYSDLKAGLPRIPTNILSDRLKELQEAGIIRRVPTVRGGYELTERGRELEPVVLALERWGWAELGAPAEGEVLTGDALAVAVRAAFRPEEAAGLPRTEYVLHAGGVSVSAIVDGPEVDVIAIGEAALPQPRRRLSAAAPSEVLEAIADVSELQRVLEGDGPLDVLAGGDALVERFHRTFRIEPAARGTKFADGVDESSVA; this is encoded by the coding sequence ATGGCAGCACGATCCCCGCGAGGCTTCGGCCAGTTCAGCGGGGTGGCGCGCGCCGTGGAGCGCGTCGGCGAGCGGTGGGCCCTGCTCATCGTCCGCGACCTGCTCCCCGGCGCGCGCCGGTACAGCGATCTCAAGGCCGGGCTCCCGCGCATCCCGACGAACATCCTGAGCGACCGGCTGAAAGAGCTCCAGGAGGCCGGGATCATCCGGCGCGTGCCCACCGTGCGCGGCGGCTACGAGCTGACCGAGCGGGGCCGCGAGCTGGAGCCGGTCGTGCTGGCGCTCGAACGCTGGGGCTGGGCCGAACTGGGCGCGCCGGCCGAGGGGGAGGTGCTGACGGGTGATGCCCTCGCCGTCGCGGTGCGCGCAGCGTTCCGCCCCGAGGAGGCGGCCGGCCTGCCTCGTACCGAGTACGTCCTCCATGCCGGAGGGGTCTCGGTGAGCGCGATCGTCGACGGCCCGGAGGTGGACGTGATCGCCATCGGAGAGGCCGCGCTCCCGCAGCCCCGGAGGCGGCTCTCCGCCGCAGCGCCGTCGGAGGTGCTGGAGGCGATCGCCGACGTGTCCGAGTTGCAGCGGGTCCTGGAGGGAGACGGCCCCCTGGACGTGCTCGCCGGCGGAGACGCCCTGGTCGAGCGGTTCCATCGCACGTTCCGCATCGAGCCGGCGGCGCGCGGAACGAAGTTCGCGGACGGCGTGGATGAGTCGTCGGTGGCATGA
- a CDS encoding LysR substrate-binding domain-containing protein, translated as MELRQLEHFVTVAEEKHFTRAAELLRISQSGLSASIRSLEQELGTSLFIRSTRRVELTTAGQALLADSVRTLASAAAARNAVEAVRGLLRGRLTVGAEPCLGSVDIPAQLAGFRTANPGVEVRLRYSGSVELVEAVAEGRADVAVVVDTGHTPAGVELRPLGTQEMLVLCHPEHRFAEVAGTGGSIPFEELRGEPLVGFQEGWGAQALTRRAFAAAGFDYRAAMEVNDVHPLLDLVGYNLGVAVVPASFALKRPDKLRAVPLEGAPVWTVAVAAADEPSPSATAFLRQLQG; from the coding sequence ATGGAATTGCGCCAGCTCGAGCACTTCGTCACCGTCGCCGAGGAGAAGCACTTCACCCGGGCCGCCGAACTCCTCCGGATCTCGCAGTCGGGACTCTCCGCCTCCATCAGGTCGCTCGAGCAGGAGCTCGGGACGTCCCTGTTCATCCGCAGCACGCGGCGCGTCGAGCTGACCACCGCCGGGCAGGCGCTGCTGGCCGACTCGGTGCGCACGCTGGCGAGCGCCGCCGCAGCACGGAACGCCGTCGAGGCCGTCCGGGGGCTGCTCCGAGGGCGCCTCACGGTCGGGGCCGAGCCGTGTCTCGGCTCGGTCGACATCCCCGCGCAGCTCGCCGGGTTCCGCACGGCGAACCCGGGCGTGGAGGTGCGCCTCCGCTACTCCGGCTCGGTCGAGCTGGTGGAGGCGGTGGCCGAGGGCCGCGCCGATGTCGCCGTGGTCGTCGACACCGGCCACACGCCGGCCGGGGTCGAACTGCGGCCGCTGGGCACCCAGGAGATGCTCGTCCTGTGCCACCCCGAGCACCGGTTCGCGGAGGTCGCGGGGACGGGCGGCAGCATCCCGTTCGAGGAGCTCCGCGGCGAGCCGCTCGTCGGATTCCAGGAGGGGTGGGGTGCGCAGGCGCTTACCCGCCGCGCGTTCGCGGCGGCCGGCTTCGACTACCGCGCCGCCATGGAGGTCAACGACGTGCACCCGCTGCTCGACCTCGTCGGCTACAACCTCGGCGTCGCCGTCGTCCCCGCGAGCTTCGCCCTCAAGCGGCCCGACAAGCTGCGGGCCGTGCCGCTGGAGGGCGCACCCGTGTGGACGGTCGCGGTGGCGGCGGCCGACGAGCCCAGTCCGTCGGCCACCGCCTTCCTGCGCCAGCTGCAGGGCTGA